A stretch of the Nicotiana tabacum cultivar K326 chromosome 6, ASM71507v2, whole genome shotgun sequence genome encodes the following:
- the LOC107763786 gene encoding cytokinin hydroxylase-like: MEFNQFSQVAILLSMVVILIFFVLCKILYSWWILPKLKHQKLKANGFEGPAPSFPLGNINEMKKELMNTASSATSSASLSALSISHDIHSLAFPYFARWQKLHGKVFVYWLGTEPFLYIADPEFIKKMSAGVMGKSWGKPTVFKRDRKAMFGNGLVMVEGDEWVRHRHVITPAFTPSNVKGMARLMAESAKNMLDRWAALINSGNPEIDIEKEIISTAGEIIAKTSFGVSYENGDKVFTKLRTMQFTLFKSTRYVGVPYGNLIMCPMETLKAHNLGKEIDSLIMSIIENRKKVNKDDRTEHNLLSLLLAGNGKTLSTRELVDECKTFFFGGHETTALALTWTLLLLAVHPEWQTQLREEIKQVMGDAEIDPTRLVCLRKMGWVMNEVLRLYSPAPNVQRQAREDIQVDNLVIPKGTNIWIDVVSMHHDKQLWGEDVNEFKPERFKDDMIYGGCKHKMGYLPFGFGGRMCIGRNLTMMEYKVVLSLILTNFSFSISPNYRHCPSIMLSLRPTQGLPLIFQPL; this comes from the exons ATGGAGTTTAATCAGTTTTCCCAAGTTGCCATCCTGCTAAGCATGGTTGTCATTCTTATTTTCTTTGTATTATGTAAAATATTATATTCTTGGTGGATTCTGCCCAAACTGAAACATCAGAAGCTTAAGGCAAATGGATTTGAAGGACCAGCACCAAGTTTCCCTCTTGGAAATATTAATGAAATGAAGAAGGAGCTGATGAACACAGCTTCTTCTGCTACTTCGTCAGCTTCTCTTTCTGCCTTAAGCATTAGCCATGATATCCATTCATTGGCATTTCCATACTTCGCTAGGTGGCAGAAATTGCATG GAAAAGTATTTGTATACTGGCTGGGAACAGAACCATTTCTTTACATAGCAGACCCTGAATTTATCAAGAAGATGTCTGCGGGAGTAATGGGCAAAAGTTGGGGGAAGCCAACAGTGTTTAAGAGGGACAGAAAGGCAATGTTTGGTAATGGGTTGGTTATGGTGGAAGGAGATGAATGGGTGAGACACAGGCATGTTATTACTCCCGCTTTTACCCCATCCAACGTCAAG GGCATGGCAAGATTAATGGCTGAGTCCGCAAAAAACATGCTAGACCGTTGGGCTGCTCTCATCAACTCCGGGAACCCAGAAATCGATATCGAGAAGGAAATAATAAGTACCGCGGGCGAAATCATAGCAAAGACAAGCTTCGGCGTCAGCTACGAAAATGGAGACAAAGTTTTTACCAAATTGAGAACCATGCAATTCACACTTTTCAAGTCTACTCGTTATGTCGGGGTACCATACGGTAACCTCATCATGTGCCCTATGGAGACTCTAAAAGCTCATAATCTAGGGAAGGAGATTGATTCTCTGATTATGTCGATCATTGAAAATCGTAAAAAGGTGAACAAAGATGATCGTACAGAGCACAATCTTCTTAGTCTGTTGCTGGCAGGGAACGGGAAGACATTGAGTACGAGGGAACTGGTGGATGAGTGTAAAACGTTCTTCTTTGGAGGACATGAGACCACTGCGCTGGCACTCACGTGGACTTTGTTGCTGCTCGCGGTTCATCCAGAATGGCAAACTCAGCTCAGAGAGgaaatcaaacaagtgatggGTGATGCTGAAATTGATCCCACAAGACTTGTTTGTCTAAGAAAG ATGGGATGGGTGATGAATGAAGTACTAAGACTATACTCACCGGCACCAAATGTACAAAGGCAAGCCAGAGAGGACATTCAAGTAGACAACCTAGTCATCCCCAAAGGAACAAATATATGGATTGATGTGGTGTCCATGCATCACGACAAGCAACTTTGGGGAGAAGACGTGAATGAATTCAAACCAGAAAGGTTTAAGGATGACATGATATATGGCGGATGTAAACACAAAATGGGATATTTGCCTTTTGGTTTTGGAGGAAGGATGTGCATTGGTAGGAATTTGACAATGATGGAGTACAAAGTTGTCTTGTCTTTAATATTGACAAACTTCTCCTTTTCCATTTCACCTAACTATAGACACTGCCCTTCTATCATGCTTTCTCTTAGGCCCACACAAGGATTGCCTCTTATATTCCAACCTCTTTAG